From Paenibacillus graminis, a single genomic window includes:
- a CDS encoding ATP-grasp domain-containing protein, which translates to MKKVNIYFNRWFSVAYHYMNLIRNNEDGIPVQIFATHSDIRHMSLQGADVAAAEPELEGIEYVQFCVDFCRSHEIDIFIPRLHMLDIALHASMFDAIGTKVLVCRDLDLLEKIMDKGKFYESVKETGIMTIPDYHVVSTAEQFQAAYEDLAAQGHQVCFKPTETEGGLGFRIINNDRNPLQDLFGHVTPYISFEEAYRILSSVDSFPNLMVMEFLEGFEYSIDCLADESGRLLAAVPRRKAGGRLRLMEHIPELEDIASRVAGAYRIPFNFNIQMKYSGGVPKLLEINPRMSGGLHISCLSGINFPYLAVKSALGGELQPAEFAGNVLASHVEQPLIMRINGESVVTDAVNLSGSSS; encoded by the coding sequence ATGAAAAAGGTAAACATTTATTTTAACCGCTGGTTTTCCGTGGCTTATCATTATATGAACCTCATCCGCAATAATGAGGACGGCATCCCTGTTCAAATCTTTGCCACCCATTCCGATATCCGGCATATGTCGCTGCAAGGCGCTGATGTTGCCGCAGCGGAGCCTGAACTTGAAGGGATTGAATATGTGCAATTCTGTGTAGACTTCTGCCGCAGCCATGAGATCGATATCTTTATTCCCCGTCTGCACATGCTGGATATTGCCTTACACGCTTCTATGTTCGATGCCATAGGCACAAAAGTGCTGGTCTGCCGTGATCTGGACCTGCTGGAGAAGATTATGGACAAGGGCAAATTCTATGAGAGTGTCAAGGAAACCGGAATCATGACGATCCCGGATTACCATGTGGTCAGCACAGCGGAGCAATTCCAGGCAGCTTACGAGGATCTTGCAGCCCAAGGACATCAGGTCTGCTTCAAGCCAACCGAAACCGAAGGCGGGCTTGGCTTCCGCATTATTAATAATGACCGTAATCCTTTGCAGGATCTTTTTGGCCATGTTACGCCGTACATATCTTTCGAGGAGGCCTACCGCATACTCTCCAGTGTGGATTCTTTTCCGAATCTGATGGTGATGGAGTTTCTCGAAGGCTTTGAGTACAGCATTGATTGCCTGGCCGATGAGAGCGGCAGACTGCTGGCGGCGGTGCCTCGCCGCAAGGCGGGCGGACGCCTGCGGCTGATGGAGCATATCCCGGAGCTGGAGGATATCGCTTCCCGGGTAGCCGGGGCTTACCGCATTCCATTCAATTTCAATATCCAAATGAAATACAGCGGCGGGGTTCCGAAGCTGCTGGAGATCAATCCCCGGATGTCCGGGGGGCTGCATATCTCCTGCCTATCCGGAATTAATTTCCCTTATTTGGCGGTCAAAAGCGCACTGGGCGGCGAGCTGCAGCCAGCGGAATTCGCCGGCAATGTGTTGGCCAGCCATGTAGAGCAGCCGCTGATTATGAGAATAAACGGCGAGTCCGTGGTCACGGATGCCGTGAACCTGAGCGGCAGCAGTTCATAA
- a CDS encoding toxic anion resistance protein — protein MSTQLIELKKEDEQKVVEEASQLIEKVAKTDTVALDSLMDDIGKLGVKTQEKAGQTLKLLDRPVNDLMSGKRVEVPNMIMKLRNECETLQQSKNVSFFGKMLRKSPLKNYVYKYQSVRTNIDAIVTGLRDGRDTLEESIVNMRQLKRTSMEEIYNLQTKIAFGNKLKELFEVEIAKPENEFRKAYLERGLRKVMVRIQSMTEMILLYNQAIAATDIINDNNDKLIDSVNNAIDKTSNLITVSAMIAMSLADQENVISAVEATNKTIEDQFKENARLLRTTTEKTTELLSKPSMSLEAVNQAIGDLLSALDTSEQSNRRIIESCQDYTSKMTTINTQLNNRLGLNEASQPQALKQAGKDSELSSFLN, from the coding sequence ATGTCCACGCAGTTGATAGAGCTCAAAAAAGAAGATGAGCAGAAGGTTGTGGAAGAAGCCTCGCAGCTGATTGAGAAGGTCGCCAAAACAGACACCGTTGCCCTGGATTCCTTAATGGATGATATCGGCAAGCTGGGAGTGAAGACGCAGGAGAAGGCAGGGCAAACCCTGAAGCTGCTGGACCGCCCGGTGAATGATCTGATGTCCGGCAAACGGGTGGAAGTGCCGAACATGATTATGAAGCTGCGCAATGAGTGCGAGACGCTTCAGCAGAGCAAGAACGTCAGCTTTTTTGGCAAAATGCTGCGCAAGAGTCCACTCAAGAATTACGTATACAAGTATCAGTCGGTCCGCACCAATATTGACGCGATTGTTACCGGGCTGCGTGACGGGCGCGATACACTGGAAGAGAGCATCGTCAACATGCGGCAGCTCAAACGCACCTCCATGGAGGAGATTTACAACCTGCAGACCAAAATCGCCTTCGGCAACAAGCTGAAGGAGCTGTTCGAGGTTGAAATCGCCAAGCCGGAGAATGAGTTCCGCAAGGCATACCTGGAGCGCGGACTGCGCAAGGTGATGGTTCGTATCCAGTCCATGACGGAAATGATTCTCCTCTACAATCAGGCGATTGCCGCTACGGATATTATTAATGACAACAACGACAAGCTGATCGATTCCGTAAACAACGCGATTGATAAGACTTCGAATCTGATTACAGTCTCAGCGATGATTGCCATGTCCCTGGCGGATCAGGAGAATGTCATCTCTGCGGTGGAGGCGACAAATAAGACTATCGAAGATCAATTCAAAGAAAATGCGCGTCTGCTGCGTACCACTACGGAGAAAACGACGGAACTCCTCTCTAAGCCCTCTATGTCACTGGAGGCTGTGAATCAGGCTATTGGCGATCTCTTGAGCGCCCTGGATACTTCCGAACAGTCCAACCGCCGGATCATTGAGAGCTGCCAGGACTATACATCCAAAATGACAACCATCAACACGCAGCTGAACAACCGCCTCGGACTCAATGAAGCTTCGCAGCCGCAGGCCTTGAAGCAGGCCGGCAAAGACAGTGAGCTTAGCAGCTTTCTGAATTAA
- a CDS encoding formate/nitrite transporter family protein: MENEALLQVEKLALKKQKIYQQSIFRYIARAMLASMFIGFGVIVAFKTGNFFYMEHSPMTYPMAAITFGAAIILISYGGGDLFTGDTFYYTYAALRRKLQWTEVVRMWVISYIGNILGATAFALLIFLTGLFYDSSVNGFLLNVVAHKMEAPAMQLFFRAILCNWLVCLAFFVPMSMKSDGAKMFAMVLFVFCFFISGYEHSIANMCTFAIALVLDHPGTISWGGVVHNLVPVTLGNLIGGGVLMGVMYYYVNKPFLDEPHDEPKDTH, encoded by the coding sequence ATGGAGAACGAGGCACTGCTGCAGGTTGAGAAATTAGCGTTAAAGAAACAGAAAATCTATCAGCAAAGCATTTTCCGTTATATCGCCCGGGCAATGCTGGCCAGTATGTTTATTGGATTCGGCGTCATTGTTGCGTTTAAGACAGGTAACTTTTTCTACATGGAACATTCGCCGATGACGTATCCGATGGCTGCGATAACGTTCGGGGCAGCCATCATTTTGATCTCGTATGGTGGAGGCGATTTGTTCACCGGAGATACCTTTTATTACACGTATGCCGCCTTAAGACGCAAGCTGCAGTGGACCGAGGTGGTGCGGATGTGGGTTATCAGCTACATCGGCAATATTCTCGGGGCCACGGCCTTTGCGCTGCTGATTTTTTTGACAGGATTGTTCTATGATTCCAGTGTGAACGGATTTCTGCTCAATGTGGTGGCCCACAAGATGGAAGCCCCGGCAATGCAGCTGTTCTTCCGCGCGATTCTGTGTAATTGGCTGGTATGTCTAGCCTTTTTTGTTCCTATGTCTATGAAAAGTGATGGAGCCAAAATGTTCGCCATGGTTCTGTTCGTCTTCTGCTTCTTTATTTCCGGCTATGAGCACAGTATCGCCAATATGTGTACGTTTGCGATTGCCCTCGTGCTGGATCATCCCGGTACGATATCCTGGGGCGGTGTGGTGCACAATCTGGTGCCGGTCACGCTTGGGAATCTGATTGGTGGAGGCGTGCTGATGGGCGTGATGTATTATTATGTGAATAAGCCTTTTCTGGATGAGCCCCATGATGAGCCCAAGGATACGCATTAA
- a CDS encoding 3-oxoacid CoA-transferase subunit B — translation MNNREFIVRRIAQEFKDGDVVNLGIGLPTMAVDYIPDNVHIMLQAENGILGVGPKATKEQENIDCIDSGGSYVTTMTGACFFDSALSFSIIRGGHVDITVLGALEVDENGNLASWMIPGKKVPGMGGAMDLVVGAKRVIVAMDHVNKNGEPKILENCKLPLTAVNVVKTIVTEMAVIDVIPGTGLMLKEIAPGLSVEDVQKATGAKLLIPSNLKAISV, via the coding sequence ATGAATAACCGGGAATTCATTGTAAGAAGAATCGCCCAGGAATTCAAAGACGGCGATGTGGTCAACCTGGGTATTGGCCTGCCTACCATGGCGGTAGACTATATTCCCGATAATGTTCATATTATGCTGCAGGCTGAGAACGGAATCCTCGGTGTTGGCCCCAAAGCCACCAAGGAACAAGAAAATATCGATTGTATCGATTCTGGCGGAAGTTATGTTACAACCATGACAGGAGCTTGCTTTTTTGACAGTGCGCTTTCCTTCTCCATCATCCGTGGCGGGCATGTGGACATCACTGTTTTGGGCGCCCTGGAGGTTGATGAGAACGGCAATCTTGCAAGCTGGATGATTCCAGGAAAAAAAGTGCCGGGTATGGGGGGAGCTATGGATTTGGTCGTCGGGGCCAAACGTGTCATTGTAGCCATGGACCATGTGAACAAAAATGGGGAGCCAAAAATATTAGAAAACTGCAAGCTGCCCCTGACTGCTGTAAATGTTGTGAAAACCATTGTAACTGAAATGGCGGTCATCGATGTGATTCCGGGCACAGGGCTGATGCTGAAGGAAATTGCCCCGGGTTTGTCGGTGGAGGACGTTCAAAAGGCAACCGGGGCAAAGTTGTTGATCCCGTCAAACTTGAAGGCCATTTCCGTCTGA
- a CDS encoding CoA transferase subunit A yields the protein MNNKLISAEDAVQKVKDGDTVMVGGFLAGGHPEQLVRALVETHSAGNLSIISNDTGTTELSIYKLVKSGRVKRIYASYIGSNPETGRLLMTKEAEVNLFPQGTLAEKIRAGGAGLGGVLTPVGVGTIVEEGKKKIDIDGREYLLELPLKADVALIRAHKADEAGNLVINGSSRNFNFVMAMAADYVVAQTDEYVKLGEIDPNHVNVPGIFIDAIVKVGDTHE from the coding sequence ATGAATAACAAATTAATCTCCGCAGAAGACGCCGTTCAGAAGGTCAAAGACGGAGACACGGTGATGGTTGGCGGTTTTCTGGCCGGAGGCCACCCGGAACAGCTCGTGCGAGCGCTTGTCGAGACCCATTCCGCCGGAAATCTCTCCATTATTTCCAATGATACAGGCACTACAGAATTATCTATATATAAGCTTGTAAAAAGCGGCAGAGTCAAACGGATTTATGCATCCTATATCGGCTCCAATCCGGAAACAGGAAGACTCCTTATGACCAAAGAAGCTGAGGTAAACCTCTTCCCGCAAGGCACGTTAGCTGAAAAAATACGTGCAGGAGGAGCGGGCTTGGGCGGTGTTTTAACACCTGTAGGTGTAGGTACCATTGTAGAGGAAGGTAAAAAGAAAATAGATATTGACGGAAGGGAATATCTGCTCGAACTGCCGCTCAAAGCGGACGTGGCGCTAATCAGAGCCCATAAGGCAGATGAAGCGGGGAATCTTGTGATCAACGGCTCCTCACGCAACTTCAACTTTGTTATGGCTATGGCGGCAGATTATGTAGTTGCCCAGACGGACGAATATGTAAAGCTCGGGGAAATTGATCCCAATCATGTCAACGTACCGGGAATTTTTATCGACGCTATTGTAAAGGTAGGGGATACGCATGAATAA
- a CDS encoding acetoacetate decarboxylase has protein sequence MNPKEVLSLQSMPAASPSYGRPPYRFIDREFFIITYESDPAAIRQAVPEPLQPDGSNTVSYEWIKMPDSSGLGSYEESGIVIPCTFHGEPCNFVAQMYLDNAPAILGGREVWGFPKKWANPRLSVEGTETLTGTLHYNHVLVAMGTMPFKHNILDEKDTATAIAKTQVNLKLIPDVDGTPKIAQLVAYNLENITVKGAWSGPARLSLIPHVNAPVADLPVKAYIGGKHFIADLTLPYARVIHDYLQ, from the coding sequence ATGAATCCAAAAGAGGTTCTTTCACTGCAGTCCATGCCTGCGGCCAGCCCCAGTTACGGTCGTCCCCCCTACCGCTTCATCGACCGGGAATTTTTTATCATTACTTATGAATCCGACCCCGCTGCGATTAGACAGGCGGTCCCGGAGCCGCTTCAGCCCGATGGAAGCAATACCGTTTCCTATGAATGGATCAAGATGCCTGATTCATCCGGTCTAGGAAGCTATGAGGAGAGCGGTATTGTCATCCCGTGTACCTTTCATGGGGAACCCTGCAATTTTGTTGCCCAAATGTATTTGGATAACGCGCCTGCTATTCTTGGAGGACGTGAAGTTTGGGGGTTCCCCAAAAAATGGGCGAATCCCCGCCTAAGCGTTGAAGGTACGGAGACGCTGACCGGTACATTACATTATAACCATGTCCTGGTGGCCATGGGAACCATGCCTTTCAAACATAACATTCTCGACGAAAAGGACACGGCTACAGCCATTGCAAAAACACAAGTGAATTTAAAATTAATTCCCGACGTTGACGGTACCCCTAAAATTGCGCAGTTAGTGGCGTATAATCTCGAGAATATTACAGTAAAAGGCGCTTGGTCAGGCCCGGCCCGGTTAAGCCTGATTCCCCATGTCAATGCTCCTGTGGCAGATTTGCCGGTTAAGGCGTATATCGGCGGCAAACATTTTATTGCCGATTTAACGCTGCCATACGCAAGAGTCATTCATGACTATCTCCAGTAA